From a single Sporosarcina oncorhynchi genomic region:
- a CDS encoding bifunctional 3-deoxy-7-phosphoheptulonate synthase/chorismate mutase: MTQNNLEVLRNSVDELNTKILDLINERTSVVQSIGKVKEKQGVNRYDPIREREMLNALVESNKGPIPNGILEQIFKGIFMSALEIQEDEQRNALLVSRQRKPEDTIVDVNGHKIGNGEQTFIFGPCAVESYEQVLAVAKSIKAKGLTMMRGGAYKPRTSPYDFQGLGLEGLKILKRVADETGLSIVTEIITPSHLEEALEYIDVVQIGARNMQNFELLKEAGMVNKPVLLKRGLAATIDEFIHAAEYIMSKGNSQIMLCERGIRTYERATRNTLDISAVPILKQETHLPVFVDVTHSTGRKDLLLPTAKAAIAVGADGVMAEVHPDPAVALSDSAQQMDIPQFDEFYKEIQRFMNTHQTV; the protein is encoded by the coding sequence ATGACACAGAACAATTTAGAAGTTCTACGCAATTCTGTAGACGAGTTGAATACGAAGATTTTGGATTTGATTAACGAACGTACGTCAGTCGTTCAGAGTATCGGTAAAGTAAAAGAGAAGCAAGGTGTAAACAGATATGATCCGATCCGTGAGAGGGAAATGCTTAACGCGTTAGTGGAGTCGAATAAAGGTCCAATTCCGAATGGTATTCTGGAACAGATCTTTAAAGGGATTTTCATGTCAGCACTTGAAATCCAGGAGGACGAACAACGCAATGCTTTACTAGTTTCACGTCAACGTAAACCCGAAGACACGATTGTCGATGTTAATGGTCACAAAATCGGCAACGGAGAGCAGACTTTCATATTTGGTCCTTGTGCAGTTGAATCGTATGAACAGGTTCTTGCTGTAGCCAAATCCATTAAAGCTAAAGGGTTAACGATGATGAGAGGTGGAGCTTACAAACCCCGCACATCACCTTATGACTTCCAAGGTTTAGGCCTTGAAGGATTAAAAATCTTAAAACGTGTTGCAGATGAAACAGGCTTATCGATTGTTACAGAAATTATTACACCATCGCATTTGGAGGAAGCACTCGAATATATCGATGTTGTCCAAATCGGTGCTCGTAACATGCAGAACTTCGAATTGTTAAAAGAAGCAGGAATGGTGAATAAACCTGTTCTTCTCAAACGCGGTTTGGCTGCAACAATCGACGAATTCATTCATGCAGCAGAATATATTATGTCAAAAGGAAATAGCCAGATTATGCTATGTGAGCGTGGAATCCGTACATATGAACGTGCGACGCGCAATACGCTTGATATCTCAGCTGTTCCGATTCTTAAACAGGAAACACATTTACCGGTATTTGTTGACGTGACACACTCAACAGGCAGAAAAGATTTACTCTTGCCAACAGCAAAAGCTGCAATTGCAGTCGGAGCTGACGGTGTTATGGCTGAAGTGCATCCAGATCCAGCAGTCGCTTTGTCTGACTCGGCACAACAGATGGATATCCCGCAATTCGATGAATTCTATAAAGAGATTCAGCGTTTCATGAACACACACCAGACTGTTTGA
- the ccpA gene encoding catabolite control protein A — protein sequence MSITIYDVAREANVSMATVSRVVNGNQNVKPATRKKVLDCIERLGYRPNAVARGLASKKTTTIGVIVPDISKSYYAELSRGIADIATMYEYNIILSNSDKRMTREMELLDDLLGKQVDGLIFMSDSLSEEIKKEMATANVPIVLAGTLDSSTDLATVNIDHEQAAYDAVKKLIDNGHKRIAHVSGPLTRDINRYCKKVGYERALKEAGLPIYEEYFIETDNTYDDAYEKWRLLRKLDEKPTAIFAGNDDIAVGMMNGIRDDGYSIPEDFEVICFQHTLLSRAVRPQLTTIVVPLYDLGAVSMRLLTKMMNGEEIAETNVLLPYRMEERQSTR from the coding sequence ATGTCAATAACAATTTATGATGTTGCCAGGGAAGCTAACGTTTCGATGGCAACCGTTTCACGTGTTGTTAACGGGAATCAGAACGTAAAACCCGCGACACGGAAAAAGGTTCTCGATTGCATCGAGAGACTTGGTTACAGGCCGAATGCAGTTGCTAGAGGACTGGCCAGTAAAAAGACGACAACAATCGGCGTCATCGTGCCTGACATTTCAAAAAGCTATTACGCTGAATTGTCACGCGGAATTGCAGATATTGCGACGATGTATGAATACAACATCATTCTGTCTAATTCAGATAAGCGAATGACACGCGAAATGGAATTACTGGATGATCTACTCGGTAAGCAGGTAGACGGACTTATTTTCATGAGTGACTCTCTATCGGAAGAAATCAAAAAAGAGATGGCGACTGCTAACGTGCCAATTGTTCTTGCAGGAACGTTGGACTCATCAACAGATCTTGCGACCGTCAATATCGATCATGAACAAGCAGCTTATGATGCCGTGAAAAAGCTGATCGATAATGGTCATAAACGGATTGCTCATGTTTCTGGTCCACTTACAAGAGATATCAACCGGTATTGTAAAAAGGTCGGCTATGAACGTGCGCTTAAAGAAGCGGGCCTTCCTATTTACGAAGAATACTTTATCGAAACAGATAATACGTACGATGATGCCTATGAAAAATGGCGCCTGTTACGTAAGTTGGATGAAAAGCCGACCGCTATTTTTGCTGGTAATGATGATATTGCTGTCGGTATGATGAATGGCATCCGTGATGATGGCTATTCCATTCCTGAAGACTTTGAAGTCATCTGCTTCCAGCACACTTTACTGTCACGTGCAGTTAGACCTCAATTGACGACAATCGTCGTTCCACTTTATGATTTAGGTGCGGTATCGATGCGTTTGTTGACAAAAATGATGAATGGCGAAGAAATTGCTGAAACGAACGTTCTCTTGCCATACCGAATGGAAGAGCGTCAATCAACGAGATAA
- a CDS encoding acetoin utilization protein AcuC codes for MKDAVFIYSEEQLGYSFSDTHPFNQKRIVLTLDLLRKTGAISDADIISPRMATDEELLLAHEAKYIEIVKKAGRGEISNEVGSVYGIGTEDTPIFKNMHEASAMLVGSTLTAVDEVMEGRSKYALNLGGGLHHGFQGKASGFCVYNDSSVAIRYMQKKYNARVLYIDTDAHHGDGVQWTFYDDPDVCTLSIHETGRYLFPGTGSITERGNGEGYGTTFNFPIDAFTEDESFLDVYKTSIEEVAAYFKPDVILTQNGADAHYFDPLTHLYGTMDIYEQIPRIAREIADRYCEGRWIAVGGGGYDIWRVVPRAWAQLWLAMKRLPSPTGNLPAEWLQAWQDQSPVPFIETWQDPNPLYEAIPRKQEITEKNAQMLQRALQIVRNH; via the coding sequence ATAAAAGATGCTGTTTTCATTTATTCAGAAGAACAACTCGGATACTCTTTTTCGGATACTCATCCTTTCAACCAAAAGCGGATTGTGTTGACGCTGGATTTGTTAAGGAAGACCGGCGCTATATCAGATGCGGATATTATCTCGCCAAGAATGGCCACTGACGAGGAACTATTATTAGCTCATGAAGCAAAGTATATCGAAATCGTAAAAAAAGCTGGGCGGGGTGAAATTAGTAACGAAGTCGGGTCAGTTTATGGAATCGGGACTGAAGATACCCCCATTTTTAAAAACATGCATGAGGCTAGCGCGATGCTCGTCGGCAGTACATTGACAGCTGTGGATGAAGTGATGGAAGGAAGATCGAAATATGCATTAAATCTTGGCGGCGGACTACATCACGGGTTCCAAGGAAAAGCTTCAGGTTTTTGTGTATACAATGATAGCTCGGTCGCCATCCGATATATGCAGAAGAAATACAACGCACGTGTTCTCTACATAGATACGGATGCTCATCATGGTGATGGTGTCCAATGGACTTTTTATGATGATCCCGATGTCTGTACACTATCCATCCACGAAACAGGACGTTATCTCTTTCCGGGAACCGGAAGCATTACCGAGCGTGGAAATGGAGAAGGGTATGGCACGACGTTTAATTTTCCAATTGATGCCTTTACGGAAGATGAATCGTTCCTTGACGTATATAAAACGTCTATCGAGGAAGTTGCCGCTTATTTTAAACCAGATGTCATCCTTACACAAAACGGTGCGGATGCGCATTATTTCGATCCGCTAACACACTTATACGGAACGATGGATATTTATGAACAGATTCCACGCATTGCAAGGGAAATTGCCGACCGCTATTGTGAAGGCAGATGGATTGCTGTCGGTGGCGGTGGTTATGATATTTGGCGTGTTGTACCAAGAGCGTGGGCACAGCTCTGGTTGGCGATGAAGCGTCTACCTAGCCCGACAGGCAACTTGCCTGCAGAGTGGCTGCAAGCATGGCAGGACCAATCCCCCGTTCCGTTCATCGAAACGTGGCAGGATCCTAATCCTTTGTATGAAGCAATTCCGAGAAAACAAGAAATTACGGAAAAAAATGCCCAGATGTTGCAAAGAGCGTTACAAATCGTTAGAAATCACTGA
- a CDS encoding acetoin utilization AcuB family protein — translation MLIEEIMKRKVITLTAEQTVSDALAIMLKHKIRHLAIVANSGELVGVVTDRDLKEAVPSIYSDSKDVTVYNTPLGDLMTTNPITGHPMDFVEEAAVIFYDHQIGCLPIVSNNKLVGIITETDLLYKYIELTGAHQPGSQIEVRVPNIPGILFEVSKVFHEHKMNILSVLVYPDKVNEDNKILVIRVKTMNPLSVIDGLRNSGFEVLWPNVPGIVQ, via the coding sequence ATGTTAATCGAAGAAATTATGAAAAGAAAAGTAATTACATTAACAGCAGAGCAAACCGTTTCAGATGCTCTCGCAATCATGCTTAAACATAAAATCAGACACCTCGCAATCGTTGCAAATAGCGGAGAGCTTGTAGGTGTCGTCACGGATAGGGATCTGAAAGAAGCGGTCCCTTCCATTTATTCCGACAGTAAAGATGTAACCGTTTACAATACGCCACTCGGTGATCTTATGACGACCAATCCAATCACTGGGCACCCAATGGATTTTGTCGAAGAGGCCGCTGTCATATTTTATGATCATCAGATTGGTTGTCTTCCGATTGTTTCAAACAACAAACTCGTCGGTATTATTACGGAAACAGATCTGCTCTATAAGTATATCGAATTGACAGGAGCGCATCAGCCTGGCTCACAAATTGAAGTACGGGTTCCAAATATTCCAGGTATCCTGTTTGAAGTATCCAAAGTCTTTCACGAACACAAAATGAATATTCTCAGCGTCCTCGTTTACCCGGACAAGGTCAATGAGGATAATAAAATACTCGTCATTCGAGTCAAAACGATGAATCCCCTTAGTGTCATCGACGGTTTACGAAATAGCGGATTCGAAGTGCTCTGGCCGAATGTACCAGGCATCGTCCAATGA
- a CDS encoding GNAT family N-acetyltransferase, giving the protein MNHSKTYNAMEVKHKNGNVIIEGPIPGSELANYEFHKDLVAFRPPEQQHKALIEIADLPEGRIIIVRDMNEIVGYATFLYPDPLERWSQGNMKNLIELGAIEVAPKFRGGGVGKALLEVSMMDDAMEDFIVITTEYYWHWDLKGTKLNVWEYRKVMEKMMNAGGLEYYATDDPEISSHPANCLMAKIGKRVDQESVQQFDSLRFMNRYMY; this is encoded by the coding sequence GTGAATCATAGTAAAACATACAATGCAATGGAAGTTAAACATAAGAATGGCAACGTTATAATCGAGGGGCCGATACCCGGTTCGGAGTTGGCAAACTACGAGTTCCATAAAGATTTAGTTGCTTTCAGACCTCCTGAGCAGCAGCATAAAGCATTGATTGAAATTGCAGATTTGCCTGAAGGTCGTATTATTATCGTTCGAGATATGAATGAAATTGTGGGCTATGCGACTTTCCTCTACCCGGATCCACTCGAAAGATGGTCGCAAGGGAATATGAAAAACCTCATTGAGCTTGGCGCAATCGAAGTCGCGCCAAAATTTCGCGGGGGCGGCGTCGGGAAAGCATTACTTGAAGTTTCCATGATGGATGACGCGATGGAAGACTTTATCGTCATTACAACAGAATATTATTGGCATTGGGATTTAAAAGGTACGAAATTGAATGTATGGGAATATCGGAAGGTCATGGAAAAGATGATGAATGCTGGAGGACTGGAATATTACGCGACGGATGATCCAGAAATTAGTTCTCACCCGGCCAATTGTCTGATGGCAAAAATCGGCAAGCGCGTAGATCAGGAATCCGTACAGCAATTCGACAGTCTACGCTTCATGAACCGTTACATGTACTGA
- the acsA gene encoding acetate--CoA ligase — MQGDYQLQDYEKAVQNFKWSDTEKEFSWHETGLMNIAHEAIDRHADSYRKNKVALFYKDGTRKEAYTYNDMKRMSNKAANVLTNHSTLERGDRIFIFMPRSPELYFSLLGALKMGAIVGPLFEAFMEGAVYDRLSDSEAKAIVTTPELLDRIPVDKLPHLQTIFLVGESIEEDDKHIDLNKHMKKASAAFQVEWLERESPTVLHYTSGSTGKPKGVLHVQEAMIQQFQTAKWVLDLKDEDVFWCTADPGWVTGTAYGVFGPMLAGATSLIVGGRFSTDNWYEAIQEYGVTVWYSAPTAFRMLMGAGAGPVGQYDLSSLRHILSVGEPLNPEVIRWGMEVFKLRIHDTWWMTETGAQTICNFGSLPIKLGSMGKPVPGIEATIVDNQGNVLPPNRMGNLAIKKGWPAMMRGIWNNEEKYESYFMNDEWYVSGDSAYMDEDGYFFFQGRVDDVIMTSGERVGPFEVESKLLEHPAIMEAGVIGKPDPVRGEIIKAFVALHEGFEPSEELAEEIKQFVKKELAAHSAPKEIEFKEKLPKTRSGKIMRRVLKAWELNLPAGDLSTMED, encoded by the coding sequence ATGCAAGGGGATTATCAATTACAGGATTATGAAAAGGCAGTTCAGAATTTTAAATGGTCTGATACCGAAAAGGAATTCAGCTGGCACGAAACCGGGCTAATGAATATCGCGCATGAAGCGATCGATCGACATGCGGATTCCTATCGGAAAAATAAGGTGGCACTCTTCTATAAAGACGGTACACGCAAAGAGGCATATACCTACAATGACATGAAAAGAATGTCCAATAAAGCGGCAAATGTACTGACGAATCATTCCACATTGGAAAGAGGGGACAGAATTTTTATATTTATGCCACGTTCGCCAGAACTCTATTTTTCATTACTTGGTGCATTGAAGATGGGGGCGATTGTTGGACCATTATTCGAAGCTTTCATGGAAGGTGCTGTCTATGACAGATTGTCTGATAGTGAAGCGAAAGCAATTGTGACGACACCTGAATTACTCGATAGAATACCGGTTGACAAATTGCCGCATCTGCAAACGATTTTCTTAGTCGGGGAATCTATTGAAGAGGATGATAAACATATTGATTTGAATAAACATATGAAAAAAGCATCGGCTGCTTTTCAAGTGGAGTGGTTGGAACGGGAATCGCCGACGGTATTGCATTATACATCCGGATCGACGGGGAAGCCGAAAGGTGTATTACATGTACAAGAAGCAATGATTCAACAATTCCAAACCGCAAAATGGGTACTTGACCTAAAAGATGAAGATGTCTTCTGGTGCACGGCGGATCCTGGTTGGGTCACTGGAACAGCGTATGGTGTTTTCGGTCCTATGCTTGCAGGGGCGACATCATTGATTGTCGGTGGAAGATTTTCAACGGACAATTGGTATGAAGCAATACAAGAATACGGAGTGACGGTTTGGTATAGCGCTCCGACAGCATTCCGGATGCTTATGGGGGCAGGTGCTGGGCCAGTCGGTCAATATGATCTCTCTTCACTGCGCCATATACTTTCAGTCGGGGAGCCATTAAATCCTGAAGTTATACGCTGGGGAATGGAAGTATTCAAACTTCGTATTCATGACACGTGGTGGATGACGGAAACAGGTGCCCAAACGATTTGTAACTTTGGTTCATTACCGATTAAGCTGGGTTCGATGGGTAAACCTGTGCCTGGAATTGAAGCAACCATTGTAGATAATCAAGGAAATGTGCTACCTCCTAATCGCATGGGGAATCTTGCCATTAAGAAAGGATGGCCGGCAATGATGCGCGGCATATGGAATAATGAAGAGAAATATGAATCATACTTTATGAATGATGAATGGTACGTTTCGGGCGACTCTGCTTATATGGATGAGGACGGTTACTTCTTTTTCCAGGGCAGGGTAGACGATGTAATCATGACAAGCGGCGAGCGGGTAGGTCCGTTCGAAGTGGAAAGCAAGCTTCTTGAACATCCTGCAATTATGGAAGCGGGAGTAATTGGCAAGCCGGATCCGGTCCGTGGAGAAATTATTAAAGCGTTCGTTGCACTTCATGAAGGATTTGAACCTTCTGAAGAGCTGGCTGAAGAGATTAAACAGTTCGTCAAAAAAGAATTGGCTGCACATTCTGCGCCAAAGGAAATCGAGTTTAAGGAGAAGCTTCCGAAAACAAGAAGTGGTAAAATTATGCGACGTGTCTTAAAGGCATGGGAACTCAATCTTCCGGCGGGTGATCTGTCGACGATGGAAGATTGA
- a CDS encoding transglycosylase domain-containing protein produces MSEKRKNRIDLIEEKFETIQRKSWAKGIRITSGVLWNLFLLFLVVGLTIGVFATSVGAGYFASLVAKEPLRTKDEMRDTIFNYEETSEIYFANDVYLGRVNADIERKETTLDAISQYAIDAVLATEDEYFETHSGIVPKAIFRGLLQDVSNSSSQTGGSTLTQQLIKNQILTNEVSYERKAKEILLAMRLEHFMEKDEILEAYLNIIPYGRNALGQNIAGIETAADGIFGVKAKDLNLPQAAYIAGIPQAPFAYTPFLGSYYGGGLKKEENLKPGVDRMKTVLFRMKETGYITKEQYEEAIAYDITKDFREKTKRATERYPYVTQEIQNRTIKILAKILAEKDGLDPERVVEDEKVQEKYEILAEREMRTGGYRIYSTIDQTLYDKINQVAAQFEHYGFTYTREEMDYSTGEMILKDDPVQVGAMIKDNRTGRILSFIGGRDHELIATNHATQAYRQNGSSMKPLLVYAPAVEWGYIGAGSPVVDVKFEIPDGSGTWSPTNYIAEMENGIVPARRALAESLNLPTARLYKEILDQRPAEFLAKMKFSKLTAGDYLYPAVSFGGMRGGVSVEENTNGFSTLANNGQFVDSYMIDRIEDMSGNIIYEHEIEPIEVFSPETAYIVTDMLKDVLKPKGTGQQIPKFMNFTTDLAVKTGTTQGYGDAWLVGYNPNITLGLWFGYYDNSRKLYKRNSGQMHPTTRTSMLFAQILNAANEVKPDLVGANSKFEKPEGVVTKDFCGISGLAPSAECSAAGLVTSDLFNSKVMVPSEADDSFISGSYVSVKGAKYLAHSGTPSEFIVSGGRGVSQSFIDRMLGAWGGDASKLFPPSSPYSTNVISGAVFPADNVAPEAVNLSLSDSTLVWSDSPSDDVIGYYVYRDNERIATIRDASANSLSVGPGSYYVRTVDITGLLSGGSNRVTIDAPEPPAIETPDEDEPEENVPPVTPPGNNNGGGGNGSTPPSNGGNNGNTPPSDGGGGNGSTPPSDEDGDD; encoded by the coding sequence GTGAGTGAAAAACGTAAAAATAGGATTGATCTAATAGAGGAAAAGTTCGAAACGATACAGAGAAAAAGTTGGGCAAAAGGCATTCGCATTACGTCTGGAGTCTTATGGAACTTGTTCCTCCTTTTCCTTGTTGTCGGATTGACAATTGGTGTTTTCGCGACATCAGTTGGAGCCGGTTATTTCGCTTCGCTCGTCGCAAAAGAACCACTCCGAACTAAAGATGAAATGCGGGATACGATATTTAATTATGAAGAAACATCTGAAATATACTTTGCGAACGATGTCTATCTCGGTCGGGTGAATGCGGACATCGAACGGAAAGAAACGACACTTGATGCGATTTCACAATATGCCATCGATGCAGTTTTAGCGACAGAGGATGAATACTTTGAAACGCATTCAGGTATTGTACCTAAAGCCATTTTCCGTGGCCTTTTACAGGACGTCTCCAACTCATCGAGTCAGACAGGTGGTTCAACGCTTACACAGCAACTTATCAAAAACCAAATTTTGACAAATGAAGTATCCTATGAACGGAAAGCGAAAGAAATCCTGCTTGCAATGAGACTTGAACATTTCATGGAAAAGGATGAAATACTTGAAGCTTATCTTAATATCATCCCTTATGGAAGAAATGCCCTTGGTCAGAATATCGCAGGGATTGAAACAGCGGCAGATGGGATTTTCGGTGTGAAGGCGAAAGATCTCAATTTGCCACAGGCAGCTTATATAGCTGGAATTCCGCAAGCACCTTTCGCCTATACTCCATTCCTTGGCAGTTATTACGGCGGAGGATTGAAAAAGGAAGAAAATCTTAAGCCTGGTGTAGACAGGATGAAGACAGTTCTTTTTCGAATGAAGGAAACAGGTTATATTACAAAAGAACAGTACGAAGAAGCAATTGCGTATGATATTACGAAAGACTTCCGTGAAAAGACGAAGCGTGCGACTGAACGCTACCCTTACGTCACTCAGGAAATTCAAAATCGAACAATTAAAATTTTAGCAAAAATTCTTGCTGAAAAAGATGGATTGGATCCTGAACGAGTAGTAGAAGATGAGAAAGTACAAGAAAAATACGAAATCTTAGCAGAGCGGGAAATGCGGACAGGTGGTTACCGCATCTATTCAACAATTGATCAGACGCTCTACGATAAAATTAACCAGGTCGCAGCTCAGTTTGAACATTATGGCTTTACGTACACGCGTGAAGAAATGGATTATTCGACTGGAGAAATGATTTTAAAAGACGATCCTGTACAAGTCGGCGCTATGATAAAAGACAATCGAACCGGTCGGATTCTCTCTTTCATCGGTGGACGTGATCACGAACTGATTGCAACAAACCATGCTACACAAGCGTATAGACAAAATGGTTCTTCAATGAAACCACTTCTTGTTTATGCACCCGCAGTCGAATGGGGATATATCGGTGCCGGCAGTCCGGTTGTCGATGTCAAATTTGAAATCCCTGATGGCAGTGGTACTTGGAGTCCGACTAACTACATTGCAGAAATGGAAAACGGTATAGTACCTGCACGTAGAGCGCTTGCAGAATCACTGAACTTGCCGACCGCGAGACTTTATAAAGAAATTCTCGATCAACGACCTGCAGAGTTTCTTGCGAAAATGAAATTCTCCAAGTTGACAGCAGGGGATTATCTTTACCCAGCCGTATCTTTTGGCGGCATGCGCGGTGGCGTTAGCGTTGAAGAGAATACAAATGGATTCTCTACTTTAGCGAATAACGGACAATTTGTGGACTCCTATATGATTGACCGTATTGAAGACATGTCAGGCAATATTATTTATGAACACGAAATAGAACCGATTGAAGTGTTCAGCCCTGAAACTGCTTATATTGTTACAGATATGCTGAAAGATGTCCTAAAACCTAAAGGTACTGGCCAGCAAATTCCGAAATTCATGAACTTTACTACTGATCTCGCCGTCAAAACAGGTACGACGCAAGGATACGGCGATGCATGGCTGGTCGGTTATAACCCTAATATTACATTAGGTTTATGGTTTGGGTACTATGACAATTCTCGAAAGCTGTATAAACGAAACTCGGGACAAATGCATCCGACAACACGTACTAGTATGCTCTTCGCTCAAATACTCAACGCGGCGAATGAAGTAAAACCTGATCTTGTCGGTGCAAACTCGAAATTTGAAAAGCCTGAGGGAGTCGTTACGAAAGATTTCTGCGGCATTTCTGGACTAGCCCCTTCAGCAGAATGTTCTGCTGCTGGATTAGTAACTTCCGATTTATTTAACTCAAAGGTGATGGTTCCAAGTGAAGCAGATGACAGTTTTATTAGCGGCTCATATGTTTCCGTCAAAGGTGCAAAATATTTAGCTCATTCTGGGACCCCTTCAGAATTCATCGTTTCCGGAGGCAGAGGAGTCAGCCAGAGCTTTATAGACCGGATGCTCGGAGCATGGGGCGGAGATGCTTCTAAACTGTTCCCACCAAGCTCTCCCTATTCAACTAACGTCATATCAGGTGCTGTCTTCCCTGCTGACAATGTTGCACCCGAAGCAGTAAACCTGTCGTTAAGCGATTCTACATTGGTGTGGAGCGATTCACCGTCAGATGATGTAATCGGCTATTATGTTTACCGGGACAATGAACGGATTGCGACTATTAGGGATGCATCTGCGAATTCGCTTTCTGTTGGTCCAGGATCGTATTATGTCAGAACTGTGGATATAACCGGATTATTGTCTGGCGGATCCAATAGAGTCACGATTGATGCACCTGAACCTCCTGCAATTGAAACACCTGATGAGGATGAACCAGAGGAAAATGTCCCACCTGTCACTCCTCCTGGCAACAACAATGGCGGGGGCGGCAATGGCAGTACGCCTCCTTCAAATGGTGGCAACAATGGCAATACACCTCCTTCAGATGGTGGCGGTGGTAATGGCAGTACACCTCCTTCAGATGAAGATGGGGATGATTAA